In the genome of Crassostrea angulata isolate pt1a10 chromosome 6, ASM2561291v2, whole genome shotgun sequence, the window tgaactttttaacattgctgtttaatacttatatttactGTTACAAAAAGGCAAATCGTCCCAAATTGCTAAAATTACATAgtatttatgtttacaataatccacCGGACAAGCAATAagcttgtgacgtcatgaaaGAGTCAACATAAAATTGAATGTTTTCGTTGATTTATAAGGAAGCATAaaagcaaatgtaaatattttacttgaTTTACGGAAGTTTCCTAACCCCATTGATTAAGTGAAAGCAAGGTGGACGCGCTCATGCGCTCTCACACTACTttcttaaaaagtttaattttaaaatatgagcCTTGACACTTCAGAAAAACTTGTTCATACGTATAAAAGAGGTACATGGACGTCCAATGAAAACTGAACTCTAAAATTACGCTGATTCAATTTAATAAAACCTCGACACCTCAAGAATTacttgtatattttacatggGCGTCCAATAAAAAGACTAGCTATGAAAAACTTCAAGATAAATTGACTAGATCAAATAGTCACATCTATACATCTTACCATAAAAAGGATGCAATAGTATTGTTTCTCTTATTATGAAAGCttctcctttaaaaaaaaacgtaattTCATTACAGTTCCAAGTTGCTATCGACCAGAAAGCAGGTAAGCTTCACAATTTCGATATCACTGTGAACTTACATATTTCTTCTTTGAAACAAAAGATAGATCCTTTACAACTTGACATAAATGTAAGGAAAAAAGTAAAGATGTTTCAAGTAGttataagaaaaattagaaCATAAAGCTGTCTTGATTGTAAAAACGGTTTCTTGTCATAATGAATCATTTTGCAAGGTTTGTAACTTACTTTTTGCAAATTTAATACTGATAGGAGTATTATTTCACCTTtcgaaataaatataaaaatatcagaaaCTTCCCGCAAAGAAAAACCTTTTATATGCAATGTGCATATACtgattgtaataataaaacagaaattaagTACTCTTCTTCGAAAGTCATATCGTTTATTTTAGCTTCAGAATAACTACACTTTTACCAGCAACCGCAAAAACAACAACTTGGAAGTAAGTCAATTTTCAATCAATCTTGAAAGTttttatttgacttttaaaaaatagtctTTTTAGATTTTTCCTGTTTAAATGCTGttctttgtttttatcataatttaacaaatgttttattatttacaagtGCATTATTTAGAAACATTCCCTGAATGTGGTATTTATAGAGGATGGTATcgccatttgaaaaaaaacctttcgAAAGAAATATTGCGCTTTGACGCGTTATGATTGAAATAGAAGCTAGGAAAAGTAAatcaataattttcaaatgaaatatcatGAGATCATCATAAAGTTTAAGTAAGTTCCCATTTCATTGATACCATACACAAATTCATGGGAAGCAAATACTCCATTCGTGTGAACAAAATTTACTTGGGTTTGAAGGTAATTTGTGAGATTTTTATCTACATGATTGTTTCCTTTCATGAGAATTATGTTCATGTTTACTATGTTAAATCTGTAGCTATTGTAAGAGCCTAAAcgcacaggcacctgacgttttatatttttctcataataaaaaatatataccttctacctaataacaataagaaatatataCCCGGTTTAAAAATGGCGGCGATGTGTACATTACGTATTATTAGAAAAAGagggtatatatttttgattctgATGACGACAGGTAATGATACATAaattactttttcttttcttttctttttttgattttcaGTCCAACCTTGAGTACCAATGTTTCACAAATTCCAAGAGTACACAATGAAAACGATGGGTATGTGATGCCTTACCTATTGGTGTTGAATAGTAATATGAAATCAAGTTAGTGTATGTAAATATAGACcttaaagaggcatggtcacgattctggtcaaaaattatttttccaattttaatatttacaatgcttcagaaaggcattttaaaaCGGCAACCCAAATTAGTGTGTCTTTTGTTGCGTTACAAGGGAGTTACAGAGtatgaaattcttcgctatgtaaacaaagcgtttgtttacattttgaatgttaaagtaaCAATTTCAGTTTTCAACCTAAAACGATTGAGTTAaacattaggaactgtttatctatatctaaaaaataaaataaaacgatagacaaataagctgaaaaaaagaagatttttactggtatattgaacctatataaacaaaaacagggcacgagccttgtttacatgacagaaAATTCTGAgcgctgtatcttgcttataactctacgaatgactctcaaatttaatttgatcattagaaatgcatttctaaagcatttttactaataaaaacattaaaatagagTTTAACCAAAATCGTGTCCATGCCCATTTAAGGACAAGTGCCTGTGAaggataactttttttttttttacatcagaGTATACCCAtgtgtttataacataaaaCCTCTAATATCACactaaaatatttagattaatATTGAGGAATAATGGTAGAAAAGTGATAGTTACAGCGCAGTATGCTTTGTTttgtctttgttttttaaattgctcttgttttaatatgttattggtgcttatatatttgtttaaggtCCGTCAGAGGGATGGTGGTATCTATCATTATAGGAGTCATCGTTCCTTTTGCCGTTTTAGGTTTTCTTTGTTTCTGTTTTAAACATAGAAAGAGAGAAACCAGCAAAGGTAGTCTCATTTTTAATGGCGATAATTAGTGTTAGCAATTTTTGCGATGAGTATGTGCttgatcaaaaaaaaatttcgtttAATATgaggatttttatttaatttgaaataatcattcTCGGGATTTTTGTAAAATCGCTAGACATAAGAATCAGCTTAAATGGTATGTGAACAACATACTAGTACCTTATGTCATCATATATATACACTTGACATCAAGGGTAAATACTGACcgttacaatttcttttttagcTATTCCAAAGTATGAACTCAACATGCAACCATTATTTATAGAGGGTATCTACAACGTTTATAGTATCTACACCAAAATgctatttatattattatttagtttttGTAATTGATCagtttattgataatttttttcttaataccCCATTGTGTAGAGGAAACCTCTTTACTCAAATCTGAGGACGACAGACATACTGAGAATCAAGAGATTTTTAAAGTTGATGAACAAACAAACAGTGAAATTAAAGATACtattggagaaaaaaaacctgaagGTATTAATTTAGAACGaaatgtctaaaaaaaaaaaagttatctaCCATTTAGTagattttttttgattttgttgtaaTGAAcgtttttctatatttttgttaaaacagCATATTATTAACGTGTGTTTCAGATTTATTTTGCAAACCAAAAGACTATAACAAAGTAGTTGATACTATAAAAAGTGACGGCGTTACACTGCTTATTGGGAAATCTGGAAGCGGCAAAACAACCATGGCAAGCTTCTTAGCAAAGACCGAGTTCAAAGAATACAAAACTACTTACATGAAACCTAAAGAAACAAACGTTCCGaaagtaaataaagaaaaaacgcTCATTCTATGGGACGACTGCTTAGGTGTGTGGAATACGACAAATAGGACAGATGACCGAGTGTTTGAGTCTTTGATACGACTGATTCAGTTAGTGAAAGATAACTCTGAGAAGATGAAGGCTATTGTTTGTATTGACAGTTCATCCGTCGatgaaaatcaattaaacaAGTTAAAAGATGATGTATTTTGTTCAGATTTAGACAAATCCTATGAATCACAATTGGAAAAGGAACATTTTAGATATTCTTTAAATCTGAAAATACCAGTTGTAAGAGTTTCTGCGGATGTTGGTTTCCCCTTACTCGTCcatttaattaaaataggattttGCGCTCAAGAGGAGAGTTCTTCTTCAAGGCTTTTAGAGGAACCAGTCGCTTATATACGTGATGACATTGACAGTATTTTAGTTAAACAGAGTGAAGATTATGTAACGTTAATCTATGCTATCAGTAACAGTTC includes:
- the LOC128190089 gene encoding uncharacterized protein LOC128190089, whose product is MWSFRIVVLLCTVFVTSGVTFEYRIRCPDTAEKWRENSESYICDGDTVYHCMQNREGRYVVFCASSIWIQPDYCPEFNSRASAIDVILCPGDPERCPETVYLSNAVYQFPSCYRPESSFRITTLLPATAKTTTWNPTLSTNVSQIPRVHNENDGSVRGMVVSIIIGVIVPFAVLGFLCFCFKHRKRETSKAIPKYELNMQPLFIEEETSLLKSEDDRHTENQEIFKVDEQTNSEIKDTIGEKKPEDLFCKPKDYNKVVDTIKSDGVTLLIGKSGSGKTTMASFLAKTEFKEYKTTYMKPKETNVPKVNKEKTLILWDDCLGVWNTTNRTDDRVFESLIRLIQLVKDNSEKMKAIVCIDSSSVDENQLNKLKDDVFCSDLDKSYESQLEKEHFRYSLNLKIPVVRVSADVGFPLLVHLIKIGFCAQEESSSSRLLEEPVAYIRDDIDSILVKQSEDYVTLIYAISNSSTIHLKKTNRKLLYKIQRECHGILHRKTGDTHPSSDSEAEENTTEGTCEKADHNRNINNDSTEGSREEVGSEGSENLKLNNRTSFFDKIQVKGTEKGNVTKHMKIHITDNLLRYLVVSDETSVYKFRHRFLAECILRYHIEHVGRETVLMEGPEEVRTAVEHLSEIYQEQSNNTSC